Genomic window (Candidatus Omnitrophota bacterium):
GCGCGAAAGATCAACCGCCAGAAGAAATTCTTTGGCTATGGTCTTTCGGGGACTCCGGCGGATTGTGTAAAATTCGCGGTTGGTGTTTTGTTAAAGCGGAAACCGGATCTGGTGATCTCCGGAATTAATCTAGGCCCCAATGACGGATGCAGTGTTTTTTATTCCGGGACTGTCGCCGGAGCAAGGGAAGGAGCGATCTCAGGCATTCCTTCCATTGCGGTTTCTCTGGGGACGTTTACGAATCCAACCTTTGATGCGGCCGCGCGATTTACCGCTAAGCTTGCCAAAATAGTTATCAAAAACAAACTTCCCAAGAATACATTTCTGAACGTTAACGTTCCCAATCAAAAAATGTCCGCCATTAAAGGTGTTCGTATTGCTCGGCAAGGAAAAGTCCCTATCCATGGACAATTCAAGAAAAACACCGACCCGAGTGGGCGCGCCCATTATTGGATGTTTGGCGAAGTGCGCGGAATTGAAAAGAATTTAGATGTGGATACTTACGCTCTTTCCAAGAATTTTGTATCGGTTGTGCCTATTCAATGCGATTCAACAGATCATGGATTCTTGCCTCAACTTAAAAGTTGGAAATTTTAACTTTCTTGCCATTTGCTGCGTGTTTAATTTATTTATTTTTTATATACAAAATTGATAGTTTCGCTTTAAAATAGCTATATCAATTTATGGCAACAAACGACAAGATCCTTAACGCAAAAATCCTGATCATCGACGACCAGCAGATCCATGCTCTTTTGCTGGAAAAGATCATTAAAACAGCCGGTTACGAAAGAGTTTTAAGCATTACGGATCCGCGTCAGGCGATCAGAGTTTTAACAGATTTTCAGCCTGACCTTGTCTTACTTGATCTGAATATGCCGGGAGTTGACGGTTTTCAGATCATGAATGATCTAAAAGAATATCGCAAAGAACAATATCTGCCGATTTTGGTCATTTCGATGGAAAAGGGGCAAGAGATCCGTTTACGCGCGTTGGAAGCAGGCGCGACGGACTTTTTAAGTAAGCCCTATGAAAATGTAGAAGTTTTGGTACGTATCCGTAATATGGTCGAGATGCGGATCTTAGACCGTCAGGTTAGAGAGCAAAACAAGATCCTTGAGGCGCGTGTTTTAGAGCGAACCAGAGAATTACGTGATACGCGGCTTGATATAATCCATCGGCTTGCGCGCGCCGCAGAATACCGGGACAATGATACCGGAATTCACATTATTCGGATGAGCCGGTTTTGTTCGAAATTGGGTGCTGTGGCCGGATTAAGCGAGGCCCAGTGTGAGCTTTTGTTGACGGCAAGCCCGTTGCATGATATTGGCAAGATCGGTATTCCCGACCATATTCTTCTTAAGCCTGGAAAACTTACGCCGGAAGAATGGGAAGTGATGAAAAGTCATACCATTATCGGCGCGGAATTATTATCCGGAAGCACATCACCTTTGATGAAAATGGCAGAAGTGATCGCCATGACCCATCACGAGCGCTGGGACGGAAAAGGTTATCCTCGCGGATTAAAAGATGAGGACATTCCTTTGGTTGGGAGGATTTGCGGGATCTGCGATGTCTTTGACGCTTTGACATCAAAACGGCCCTATAAAGAGGCTTGGTCGGTGGACGATACGGTTGCCGAGATCAAAAAAGGAAGCGGGCAACATTTTGATCCGCAATTGGTCGAAGGCCTTTTAAAGATCTTGCCGGAATTGCTAGTGATCAAAAACGAGTTCAAAGAATAATATGAGCGAGCCAAAAGAAAAATCTACTCTACAACCGCCGAAGCTTGACCTGGTAAGAAACTCGGTAATGTACGCCGAGTTTGTTGACGAGTCATTGCGGTATTTGGTTTCGGCGCAAAATTCGTTAGCGATGCTTGAGCGTGCCGCGGGTGATCGAGAAGCACAGGATAATCTTTTTAAAATATTCTATGCCATTGCCGGTTTGGCAGATTTTCTTCAACTAACGGATATTCACCTGCTATCTGAAGAGGCGGGTAATGTTTTAGAAAAAGTTCGCAAAGGGCTTATCGTCTTTGATGATGACACAGCGGCGATCTTGCTTAATGCGATCAGCGCGCTTTATAAGCTTTTGAGCCTTCTGAATGAGCAAGTCAGCAATGCGGGACATTTAAGCAGTCCTTACTTTGATGTGAGGCCTGCCGTCAGCGCTTTGCAAAATGTCAAGAACCAGGAGGCCTCATCAGGAAAAATCCCAACATCGAAAAACTTTTCGGCGGACTTGGATTCTGCGGTAGGGAAATATCAGGAATTAGAAAGCCAGTTGCGCTCTGCCTCGGGAGATATTTTGATCAATGCCGATCTATTGCGCGGGGTTCTCGGCGATCTAAGTCAACTTGAAAAACAAATGCAGGGAATGTACGGGCGATTGCTTTCTCGTCAGCGGGAGCTTGCGGCCGAACGTGATCTGGCGCTCGAGTTAAGCCAGCAGGCTTTAGATACCGCCAAAACCAAAGGTGATTTTCTGGCGAGCATGGCTCATGAAATTCGAACGCTTATCAGCGCTATTTTAGGATTTTCTGAGCTTCTGTTAAAAAGCCTGGCCAGTGATAAACATAAAACTCAGCTGCGAACGATCATCTCCAGTGGTAAGTTGCTTTTGCATATCGTTAATAATATTCTCGATTTCTCTAAGATCGAGAAAGGAAAGCTCATCTTGGAGCATATCAATTTCGACCTTAACAATCTTGTTGAAGACGTTTTAAAGATCGTCCGGGCAAAAGTTGAAGGAAAGCCGGTGAAGCTCTCATTTCACATTGACAAGGATGTTCCTCAGCAGATTTTTGGCGACCCGACCAGGCTGAAGCAGATCCTTATTAATCTTTTGGATAATGCGATCAAGTTCACCGACCAAGGTGAAGTTTCTCTTTCGATCATTCAGAAAGAAATAACTTTAAGCACGCATGAGGTAATTCTAGAATTTACCGTCAAAGATACGGGGCCCGGAATTCCGGCCGACAAGCGCAGTCTTATCTTTCAGTCGTTTACGCAAGCTGACGGAACGGTAACGCGTAAATACGGCGGAACAGGTTTAGGCTTATCAATTTGTAAAAGCTATGTGGAGGCAATGGGCGGAAAGATCTGGGTTGAATCGACCGAAGGAAAAGGAAGCAGTTTTATTTTTACTATGAAAGCGAAGGTTAAGAGTTTCGAAGGCACAGCGGCTTCGTCGGATGAGGTTTTCTCAAGGGATGCCGGATTTGAAGAATCAACCCAAGAAGACGATCTTAAAGATTCCTGCAAGGGCTTACGTGTTTTTGTGGTGGATGACAGCGTTTCTAACCAGGAATTGATCCAGGCTTATTTTGAATATTTAGGCTGTACGGGTGATTTTGCCGTCAACGGGCGTGAGGCGATCGAAAAAATTAAAACGAATAAATATGACGTTTGCTTCATGGATGTTCAAATGCCGTTTATGGGCGGATTTGAGGCGACACGCTTGATCCGAGAAAATGTTAATCAACACCTTCCGATCATTGCTTTAACGGCAACAAAGATGTCTGAGGAGCGCGAGCAGTATTTAAAATCCGGGATGACGGATTATCTGGAAAAACCTTTTGATATGGCTCAAATGAAAGAGAAGATTTTACGCCATTCAAAAAAAGTGTATAATCAATAAAGGCAGGATAGGAAGCGCTATGAAAATTCTTATTATTGATGATTCGGATCTTGAGCGGGAGCTGTTGACGGAAGTCCTTAAGGGCTCAGGTGTAAAAAATGAATTTCTGCACGCGAAAAGCGGCGAAGAAGCTATTCAGATCCTGGGGACCAAATTCAAGGAGATCGGTCTAATTCTCTTGGATTGGCAGATGCCGGAAATGTCGGGAATGGAATTTATGGAAGGCGTCGTGAAAGTCCCGGCTGTTTCCGCAATCCCCATCATCATGGTTACCGCATCGGGTACCGAAGAAAACAAAAAGAAGGCGCACGATGTTAATCCGCATTTAGGCGGATACGTCGTTAAGCCGTATGATCCGGAATCGCTCGTTAAAGTGATACAGCCTTTTTTAAAATAACTTTTTATCAACTAAAAGTCGAAGGAAAAAAACAATGGCAGGGCATGAAAATGATTTAGAAAGCTTGGCGATAACATTGTCAAAGTCGGTTGCGAGCATCCTTAGGGAAAAGGCTGAGCTAAAGCTTTCTAAAGAGCCGGAAGTAAAGAAGAAATATATCATCGAATACAACGGTCGCATGCGGGCCGACGGTATGGAGAAGTTCAATGATCCTACCTTTGTTTCGGTCGTAAATTATTTTGCGACCGCAAAGGACATGGAAAAGAAAAATATCCTGGGTGCATTGATCGTTTATGTCCAACAAGAGTACATCGCAACGTTATTACGGTTGTTAAAATATCCGCCCGTTGATGATGAAAATGAAAACGCTATGCTAGATGCTTGCGGCACTTTATGCAATATTGTTGCCGGCCGTTTTAAGTCAGAGATTTCGACGCTGGGGTTTATTGAGCTTGAAATGTCTCCGTTCTCAAATTATAAAAATAGTGCTTCCAATGGCGTCGGTTTTTGCTATAAAGAATATGACAAATATGAGCTGACTTTTTACTTGGAAAATAAAAAAAGGCTGGTCGTTGAGATGACCATGGGGCCTATTCCTAAACGAAAATAAATCAAAAGGAAAAATATGGGAACCGAAAATTTTGAATATGATGCGATCGCTGTCAGTCAGCAGTTACATGTGCGTCCTGAGGTTTTGAAGCGTATCGTTATTAGTTTTTCGAAAACTCTTCAAGAAAAAATCGCCGGGCTGCAAGAGGCTTTTAATAATGGGGATGTCTTGAAAATGCGGGCTTTACTGCATGAAATTCGCGGAACGTCGGGCAACTTGCGCTTAGAGAAGGTCTATTCGACGGCTCGCGTAATGCATGAGGCGGTCAAATCAGGTGAAGATAAAAACAATGTTGCTCAATATTTTGAAGGATTAAAGTCGTCGGCAGCGCAGTTATTTGAGTTTGCGAAGCGAGAGGAGACTTAAAAGATGTGGAAGATTTTAGTCGTTGAAGATAATGTTGAAAGCAGGGAATTGCTTGCTGAGATCTTGCGCGATATCGCCCAATGTGATAAAGCCGCAAGTGGCAAGGAAGCCATTGAAAAATATAATGCCGCTCTTCAAAAAGATCCCTATCATCTGATTTTGCTGGATATTGAAATGCCTGAAATGGATGGGCTTGAAGCTTTGCGCATGATCCGGGAAATTGAAAAAACTAAAGGCATTGCCTTAGGAGAAGGTGTTCCGATCATCATGGTCACGGCTCATAAAAAACCGTTTCTTAACGCGTTTTATCAAGGTTGCACCGATTATGTTTTAAAGCCTATCGACACAGATAAGCTGCTAGCAAAAATCACCGAGAAAATTGAGAAACCGAACAAGTTTTGATTTTGCGTAGTCGAAGTGTCCTTTATCAAAAACTCTAATTTGAGGTTGCCATGGACAAAACAGCAAAGCTAGTTATCGAAGGAAAAACCTATGAACTTCCGGTTGTTGTCGGAAGTGAAAACGATAAAGCTATTGATATTTCTAAGTTGTTAAGCGAAACGTCTCATATTACGATCGATCATGGATTTGGAAATACCGGATCATGTTTAAGCGCGATCACTTATCTCGATGGTGAAAATGGAATTCTTCGTTACCGCGGTATTCCCATCGAGCAGATCGCCGAACAATCTACTTTTGTTGAAACAGCCTATTTGCTTATTTACGGCCAGCTTCCCGGAAAAAGTGAATTGGAACGTTTTTCTAATTCCTTTACGCGTTATTCCATGATCCACGAGGATATGAAAAACTTTTTTAACGGTTATCCTTCATCGGGCCATCCGATGGCGATTTTATCGGCGATGGTTTGTTCGCTTTCGGGTTATTATCCGGAGCTGACCAAAACTACACCGAGCAAAGAAGATATCGATGTCATCGCCATTGAACTACTTTCAAAAGTCAGGACCATTGCCGCGTTTTCTTATAAAAAATCAATTGGCGAACCATTTGTTTATCCTCGGGCAGATCTTAAGTATGAAGCAAATTTTCTGCATATGATGTTTTCGTCGCCAACGCGTGAGTATGCCATTAATGAAGAAATGGTAAGGGCTTTGCGTACGCTTCTTATTCTTCATGCAGATCATGAGCAGAATTGTAGTACCTCAACGGTGCGCATGGTGGGCAGTTCTCGCGCTAACCTTTTTGCTTCGGTTGCCGCGGGCATTTGCGCGCTGTGGGGGCCTTTGCATGGAGGAGCGAATCAGGAAGTTATCGAAATGCTTCAAAAGATCCACGCGGACGGCGGCAATATTAAGAAATATGTCGATTTGGCGAAAACTCCGGAAAAGAAATTTCGACTAATGGGTTTTGGCCATCGGGTGTATAAGCATTTTGATCCTCGAGCCAAGATCATTAAAAAAAGGGCCGATGAGCTTCTTAAGAAATTAGGGATCAGTGACCCGCTTTTGGATATTGCTCTTAAGCTTGAAGAAATTGCCCTTAAGGATGAATATTTCATCGAGCGAAAACTTTATCCGAACGTTGACTTCTATAGCGGTATTATTTACCGCGCTATCGGCATTCCGCTTAATATGTTCCCGGTCATGTTCGCGATCGGGCGTATGCCGGGTTGGATCGCCCACTGGAAAGAAATGATCGAGAGTCCGGCGACAAAGATCGGGCGTCCGCGGCAGATCTATACGGGGCCGCTTAAGCGCGACTACATTCCTCTCAAAGAACGAAAATAATCAATCTTTAACTTTAATTTCTAAAAAGGAGTTTTAAGTGATTACCTTTAGGCCTCAATCTAAGCTTGATAAGCAAGCGGCTATTGTCCTCATCTCAAAAGTGCAATTGCTAAAAGGAAAGATCAATCCGCAAATTAAAAACAGAGTCA
Coding sequences:
- a CDS encoding citrate synthase, with translation MDKTAKLVIEGKTYELPVVVGSENDKAIDISKLLSETSHITIDHGFGNTGSCLSAITYLDGENGILRYRGIPIEQIAEQSTFVETAYLLIYGQLPGKSELERFSNSFTRYSMIHEDMKNFFNGYPSSGHPMAILSAMVCSLSGYYPELTKTTPSKEDIDVIAIELLSKVRTIAAFSYKKSIGEPFVYPRADLKYEANFLHMMFSSPTREYAINEEMVRALRTLLILHADHEQNCSTSTVRMVGSSRANLFASVAAGICALWGPLHGGANQEVIEMLQKIHADGGNIKKYVDLAKTPEKKFRLMGFGHRVYKHFDPRAKIIKKRADELLKKLGISDPLLDIALKLEEIALKDEYFIERKLYPNVDFYSGIIYRAIGIPLNMFPVMFAIGRMPGWIAHWKEMIESPATKIGRPRQIYTGPLKRDYIPLKERK
- the surE gene encoding 5'/3'-nucleotidase SurE, which codes for MHILLTNDDGIYAPGILALHAQLAKIAKVTVVAPDSERSSIGHAITLAHPLFARKINRQKKFFGYGLSGTPADCVKFAVGVLLKRKPDLVISGINLGPNDGCSVFYSGTVAGAREGAISGIPSIAVSLGTFTNPTFDAAARFTAKLAKIVIKNKLPKNTFLNVNVPNQKMSAIKGVRIARQGKVPIHGQFKKNTDPSGRAHYWMFGEVRGIEKNLDVDTYALSKNFVSVVPIQCDSTDHGFLPQLKSWKF
- a CDS encoding response regulator, whose protein sequence is MWKILVVEDNVESRELLAEILRDIAQCDKAASGKEAIEKYNAALQKDPYHLILLDIEMPEMDGLEALRMIREIEKTKGIALGEGVPIIMVTAHKKPFLNAFYQGCTDYVLKPIDTDKLLAKITEKIEKPNKF
- a CDS encoding HD domain-containing phosphohydrolase, translating into MATNDKILNAKILIIDDQQIHALLLEKIIKTAGYERVLSITDPRQAIRVLTDFQPDLVLLDLNMPGVDGFQIMNDLKEYRKEQYLPILVISMEKGQEIRLRALEAGATDFLSKPYENVEVLVRIRNMVEMRILDRQVREQNKILEARVLERTRELRDTRLDIIHRLARAAEYRDNDTGIHIIRMSRFCSKLGAVAGLSEAQCELLLTASPLHDIGKIGIPDHILLKPGKLTPEEWEVMKSHTIIGAELLSGSTSPLMKMAEVIAMTHHERWDGKGYPRGLKDEDIPLVGRICGICDVFDALTSKRPYKEAWSVDDTVAEIKKGSGQHFDPQLVEGLLKILPELLVIKNEFKE
- a CDS encoding response regulator produces the protein MKILIIDDSDLERELLTEVLKGSGVKNEFLHAKSGEEAIQILGTKFKEIGLILLDWQMPEMSGMEFMEGVVKVPAVSAIPIIMVTASGTEENKKKAHDVNPHLGGYVVKPYDPESLVKVIQPFLK
- a CDS encoding Hpt domain-containing protein, translated to MGTENFEYDAIAVSQQLHVRPEVLKRIVISFSKTLQEKIAGLQEAFNNGDVLKMRALLHEIRGTSGNLRLEKVYSTARVMHEAVKSGEDKNNVAQYFEGLKSSAAQLFEFAKREET
- a CDS encoding ATP-binding protein; the encoded protein is MSEPKEKSTLQPPKLDLVRNSVMYAEFVDESLRYLVSAQNSLAMLERAAGDREAQDNLFKIFYAIAGLADFLQLTDIHLLSEEAGNVLEKVRKGLIVFDDDTAAILLNAISALYKLLSLLNEQVSNAGHLSSPYFDVRPAVSALQNVKNQEASSGKIPTSKNFSADLDSAVGKYQELESQLRSASGDILINADLLRGVLGDLSQLEKQMQGMYGRLLSRQRELAAERDLALELSQQALDTAKTKGDFLASMAHEIRTLISAILGFSELLLKSLASDKHKTQLRTIISSGKLLLHIVNNILDFSKIEKGKLILEHINFDLNNLVEDVLKIVRAKVEGKPVKLSFHIDKDVPQQIFGDPTRLKQILINLLDNAIKFTDQGEVSLSIIQKEITLSTHEVILEFTVKDTGPGIPADKRSLIFQSFTQADGTVTRKYGGTGLGLSICKSYVEAMGGKIWVESTEGKGSSFIFTMKAKVKSFEGTAASSDEVFSRDAGFEESTQEDDLKDSCKGLRVFVVDDSVSNQELIQAYFEYLGCTGDFAVNGREAIEKIKTNKYDVCFMDVQMPFMGGFEATRLIRENVNQHLPIIALTATKMSEEREQYLKSGMTDYLEKPFDMAQMKEKILRHSKKVYNQ